Proteins from one Candida orthopsilosis Co 90-125, chromosome 2 draft sequence genomic window:
- a CDS encoding Ddc1 DNA damage checkpoint protein → MGFEAQIDTFKHKQIWCKSISALSTISESISFTIKEDTLSLSSVNISRTSHGEIIFKRSFFSSYVVDFDNIGLEGLSKGDAATDSSSSYSFIINSKHLTALFRNFDSNNMKYVKLRIHWSNYATSNLKYKLLIEILNKKLIMKKYQAGYLPITRKGVYIAKEYKDSFYEQENSSKMIAQKTHHIMIDMVIPKEFLEMVPSGAEDFKIDIKNEKVSFGGYTKEVVKDRDYIKQPMAVTITISLDELADSNLINPDESPMRMLLNFGMKDFKNFLNLAGVFANSSTTQQFDEEYADIGHHSDYFHIYFRNPGDPILFDLQNNQHVDVQFIQITASDNKQIENEVEVDVQKLKRKLELEVPVIHSPAGKSVECNVESDDYQQNSSPEPSIHFAFGKLPQNRRTVIESGKLTQQQNTGCIPSEVNEDVITYNQGSLESTVKNDDTEYSDSEEEVNEPPLKRRLIDEEELGPTQVEKPKSIF, encoded by the coding sequence ATGGGATTCGAGGCGCAGATAGATACATTCAAACACAAGCAGATATGGTGCAAATCGATATCAGCGTTATCGACTATCTCAGAGTCCATTAGCTTTACAATAAAAGAGGACACATTGTCGTTATCATCGGTGAATATTAGTCGTACATCACATGGAGAGATTATATTTAAAAGATCATTTTTTAGTCTGTATGTGGTTGACTTTGACAATATAGGTTTGGAAGGGCTCTCTAAAGGGGATGCAGCTACAGACTCGTCCTCGTCATATtcattcatcatcaattcaaaacatCTTACTGCTTTGTTTCGAAATTTCGACTCAAACAACATGAAATATGTAAAGTTGAGGATTCACTGGTCCAATTATGCAACATCCAATCTAAAATACAAACTACTTATTGAAATACTAAATAAGAAGTTGATTATGAAAAAGTATCAAGCTGGATATCTACCTATCACAAGAAAAGGAGTATATATAGCAAAAGAATACAAGGACTCGTTCTATGAACAGGAGAACAGTAGCAAGATGATTGCACAGAAAACTCACCACATAATGATTGACATGGTTATTCCGAAggaatttcttgaaatgGTGCCTTCAGGAGCCGAggatttcaaaattgacatcaaaaatgaaaaagtaCTGTTTGGTGGGTACACAAAAGAGGTGGTAAAGGACCGGGATTACATCAAACAGCCAATGGCTGTGACTATAACAATAAGCCTTGATGAACTAGCCGATAGCAATCTTATAAACCCCGATGAATCACCTATGCGAATGTTGctcaattttggaatgaaagatttcaaaaattttttaaacttGGCCGGCGTTTTTGCaaactcttcaacaacacaacaatttgatgaagaatacGCAGATATTGGACATCACAGTGACTATTTCCATATATACTTTAGAAATCCTGGTGATCCtatcttgtttgatttgcaGAACAATCAACACGTTGATgttcaattcatccaaattACCGCCTCGGATAACAAGCAGATTGAGAATGAAGTTGAGGTTGatgttcaaaaattgaaacgaAAACTTGAGTTAGAAGTGCCCGTGATCCATTCACCAGCGGGAAAGTCAGTTGAGTGTAATGTTGAATCAGACGATTACCAACAAAACTCTTCCCCCGAACCCTCAATTCATTTTGCCTTTGGCAAACTACCGCAAAATCGAAGAACTGTAATAGAGTCAGGTAAGTTGACCCAACAGCAAAACACAGGATGTATTCCATCAGAGGTGAATGAGGATGTGATCACGTACAACCAAGGTTCGTTGGAATCGACAGTAAAAAATGACGACACCGAATATAGCGATTCAGAGGAAGAAGTTAATGAACCAccattgaaaagaaggttGATCGATGAGGAGGAACTTGGCCCAACACAAGTAGAAAAGCCAAAATCTATTTTTTAG
- a CDS encoding Apl5 protein, translating into MSSFQIQNSEVLARLKPFGISFEKSLNDLIKGIRAHSKDSPESLAKFLDAAIQECKTELYSTDLETKAMAVLKLAYLEMYGFDMSWCNFQILEVMSSNKFQQKRIGYLAAIQSFKNEQDLLILATNQFKKDLNSSQHVEVGLALSGIASIVTPSLSQDINDDVLMKLNHSKPYIRKKAILAMYKIFLQYPDSLRMNFHRVIEKLDDTDVSVVSATVNVICELSKKNPKLFLNYLPKLFSILEETKNNWLIIRILKLFQSLSRVEPRMKKKILPAIMDLMHRTQASSLIYECINCAVNGQMLSAESSKDKQTAKLCIQQLMNFFKTKDSNLKFVGLIALINILKIFPVFMHSVEGVSEVIMDCLNDPDLIIKKKALEVSSYLVNDENIVEVVKVMLLQLIPNSTSVDDSLKLEVTSNILRIASKDSYSNIPNFRWYVAVLKDILNLTLLPIASGSSGTVSTTTSKEIATQIGNEIRVLATKVPSIRPVLLEKIVVEVVLDENVMKLCPLILKDVYWVLGEYIDEFQIGVDDDDEVGVENEDLVVNLDKKLFIFNTLVNYRIDEKLGLGTSGNFKISSMLLTLQEPQVLSVLIQALVKLYNGIVYDYTRVYSNNGEFSESKYSELCYHLYRLIGFLSNWERHYNYEVQERALSWLEFLRLCQEAMNGEDLSKVKKLEMKDLEVYGNKTKVGSIKERDSSDTEKEDESSSDDSSSSDEYENLIFSDNEKPSKPNSVPDIEPNPFAEQYQELNNNPKSLPGLLSNVLPSFFKAYMLKPVAKNAQLNIGLPENLDLDSEINEIPQAGGEFTNNDTYDLFLSDSELFEEDLIQLSSAETESERRINREERMLRLKDSPYYLEPERKSKTKSKRPEKGDEVHSESSPAASLSSKKEEPTRFKKKKSSKIKKEKVLILDEESVEGAADLPQEQITEPSKKSKGKKNALKIDSSKLDDFDLLAAEPVNASNEEYDIDLEVLRAKLSQTSIDKPKKKKKARRTDKKDQLLEVGPSEATDKEREQMQEDNKPSTKDASTTDSSIITVKPMKKKTKKKAVIIE; encoded by the coding sequence ATGTCTTCCTTTCAGATACAGAATTCCGAAGTATTGGCAAGACTAAAACCTTTTGGGATTCTGTTTGAGAAATCGCTCAACGATTTGATCAAGGGGATTCGAGCCCACTCGAAAGACTCACCAGAGAGTCTAGCAAAATTTTTAGATGCAGCTATTCAGGAATGCAAAACGGAATTATATAGTACGGATCTCGAGACCAAGGCAATGGCAGTTTTGAAGCTTGCATACTTGGAAATGTACGGTTTTGATATGTCGTGGTGCAACTTCCAAATATTAGAGGTAATGTCATCCAACAAGTTTCAGCAAAAGCGAATAGGATATTTGGCCGCAAttcaaagtttcaaaaatgaacaagattTGCTAATCCTTGccacaaatcaatttaaaaaagaTCTTAATTCGTCACAGCATGTCGAAGTGGGGTTGGCCTTGAGTGGTATTGCTTCAATTGTAACCCCCAGCTTGTCACAGGatatcaatgatgatgttttgatgaaattgaaccaCTCAAAGCCATATATAAGAAAGAAGGCGATACTTGCAATGTATAAAATCTTTTTACAATATCCCGACAGTTTAAGAATGAACTTTCACAGggttattgaaaaattggatgataCTGATGTGTCAGTTGTCAGTGCTACAGTCAATGTAATCTGTGAGttgtcaaaaaaaaatccaaaattgtttctCAATTATCTACCGAAGCTCTTCTCCATTTTGGAGGAAACCAAAAACAACTGGTTGATTATCaggattttgaaattgtttcaaagtttgTCAAGAGTCGAGCCgaggatgaagaagaaaatattGCCTGCAATAATGGATCTCATGCATAGAACGCAAGCATCATCCTTGATATATGAGTGTATAAATTGCGCAGTCAATGGGCAAATGTTGTCGGCTGAGTCGTCTAAAGATAAGCAAACTGCTAAATTATGCATCCAACAGTTAAtgaactttttcaaaaccaaagattctaatttgaaatttgttggattGATTGCATTGATCAACATATTGAAGATATTCCCTGTCTTTATGCACAGCGTAGAGGGTGTGTCTGAAGTGATTATGGATTGCTTGAATGATCCAGATTTGATaataaagaagaaagcCCTTGAGGTTTCAAGTTACTTGGTGAATGACGAAAATATTGTCGAGGTTGTTAAAGTGATGCTACTACAGCTAATTCCCAATAGCACTAGTGTAGATGACTCACTCAAGTTGGAGGTGACTTCCAACATCTTGAGGATAGCATCAAAAGACAGTTACAGCAACATTCCAAATTTCAGGTGGTATGTCGCTGTTTTAAAAGATATTTTAAACCTTACTTTGTTGCCCATTGCATCTGGTTCTTCAGGAACGGTTTCAACAACGACATCGAAGGAAATTGCCActcaaattggaaatgaaATCAGGGTTCTTGCAACCAAGGTTCCATCTATCCGACCAGTtttattggaaaaaattgttgttgaggtAGTGTTGGATGAAAATGTGATGAAATTATGTCCActcattttgaaagatgtcTACTGGGTTCTCGGTGAgtatattgatgaatttcaaatcggtgtagatgatgatgacgaagtCGGAGTCGAAAATGAAGACTTGGTTGTTAACCTAGACAAAAAGTTGTTTATCTTCAACACATTGGTGAATTACAGAATCGATGAAAAGTTGGGACTCGGTACCTCTGGTAATTTTAAAATATCGTCCATGTTGCTAACTTTACAAGAGCCCCAAGTCTTGTCCGTTTTGATTCAAGCATTGGTTAAACTTTACAATGGCATTGTGTACGACTATACCCGCGTATACTCGAATAACGGAGAGTTTTCGGAATCAAAATATAGCGAATTGTGTTATCATCTTTATCGGTTAATTGGCTTTTTGAGCAACTGGGAGAGACACTACAACTATGAGGTTCAAGAGCGTGCTTTGTCATGGTTGGAGTTTTTGAGACTCTGTCAGGAGGCAATGAATGGAGAAGATTTGTCCAAAGTGAAGAAACTTGAAATGAAGGATCTAGAGGTTTATGGAAATAAAACCAAGGTTGGCTCCATTAAAGAGAGGGATAGTTCAGACACTGAGAAGGAAGATGAGTCTAGCTCAGATGATAGCTCTAGTAGCGACGAGTATGAAAACTTGATTTTCTCCGACAATGAGAAGCCATCAAAGCCTAACTCTGTTCCGGATATTGAGCCGAACCCTTTTGCAGAACAATACCAAGAACTAAATAACAACCCGAAGAGCCTTCCTGGGTTGTTGAGTAATGTCTTGCCATCGTTCTTCAAAGCTTACATGTTGAAACCAGTGGCAAAGAATGCCCAACTCAACATTGGTTTGCCAGAAAATCTAGATTTAGACCTGGAAATTAACGAGATACCACAAGCGGGTGGCGAATTTACTAACAATGATACATATGATCTTTTCCTATCAGACTCGGAACTTTTTGAAGAGGATTTGATACAATTGTCAAGTGCTGAAACGGAATCAGAAAGGCGAATCAATCGGGAGGAACGTATGCTTCGTTTGAAAGATAGTCCCTACTATTTGGAACCAGAGAGGAAGagcaaaaccaaaagtAAAAGACCGGAGAAGGGGGATGAAGTACACTCAGAGTCCTCACCAGCAGCCAGTTTATCTTCGAAGAAAGAGGAACCAACTAGgttcaagaaaaaaaagtcttcaaaaatcaagaaggaaaaggTGCTCATTCTCGATGAAGAGTCGGTTGAAGGTGCCGCGGACCTCCCACAGGAACAAATCACTGAACCCAGCAAAAAGTCAAAAGGGAAGAAGAATGCTTTAAAGATTGATTCATcgaaattggatgattttgatcttCTTGCAGCAGAACCTGTAAATGCTTCGAATGAAGAGTATGACATTGATTTAGAAGTCTTACGAGCAAAATTGTCTCaaacatcaattgacaaaccaaaaaagaagaagaaggcCAGAAGGACTGATAAGAAGGACCAACTCCTAGAAGTTGGTCCAAGTGAAGCAACGGATAAAGAACGTGAGCAAATGCAAGAGGATAACAAGCCATCTACCAAGGACGCTTCTACAACAGATTCCTCGATTATCACGGTTAAGccaatgaagaagaaaacaaaaaaaaaagcggtcattattgaatga
- a CDS encoding Dcg1 protein (protein similar to S. cerevisiae Dcg1p), translating into MYLSAPRIPCSGIGGFSKNLFALSIILFFFSITSIKDNIQLPPPTMKILLVNPNSSEKVSRNMRDVLTPPEEVDLETYTAPASAPREITGVETSKTSESIVLNDIRNRNIAEKYDGFIVCCYSDHPLIKSLAALSGKPVIGIMQATLLYALSNPSLQKSFILTSTSGWEPILDQGIIDFLGVDEFPIKKFQKTIGLDIAVTNLANEEEYGKIREKVTHILKSQYKEDSIGCVLLGCAGMAGLNTKLSSDFPGILFVDSVEIALEFLIGLVRFSTIK; encoded by the coding sequence ATGTATCTATCTGCGCCTCGAATCCCATGTTCAGGAATTGGGGGATTTTCAAAGAACCTTTTCGCGTTATCtattattcttttttttttttcaattacatCCATCAAAGACAATATTCAACTCCCACCACCAACGATGAAGATCTTGCTCGTTAATCCCAACAGTTCGGAAAAAGTGTCTCGCAATATGAGGGATGTTTTGACTCCGCCAGAGGAAGTGGACTTGGAAACTTATACTGCTCCAGCTTCGGCTCCTCGTGAGATTACTGGTGTTGAAACTTCCAAAACATCGGAATCAATTGTGTTAAACGATATAAGGAACCGTAATATTGCAGAAAAATACGACGGGTTCATAGTATGCTGCTATTCAGATCACCCATTAATTAAAAGTTTGGCAGCATTGAGTGGCAAGCCGGTCATTGGAATCATGCAAGCGACGCTATTGTATGCCCTTCTGAATCCTAGTCTTCAAAAGCTGTTTATTCTTACGAGCACTAGTGGATGGGAGCCGATTCTCGATCAGGGAATTATAGACTTTTTAGGTGTTGATGAGTTTCCAATTaagaaatttcaaaaaactaTAGGCTTGGACATCGCTGTAACCAATCTAGCGAACGAGGAAGAGTACGGCAAGATCAGGGAAAAAGTCACACACATATTGAAGAGTCAATACAAGGAGGATAGCATTGGTTGCGTTTTGTTGGGGTGTGCTGGTATGGCGGGtttgaatacaaaattgTCGTCAGACTTTCCTGGAATATTGTTCGTCGATAGTGTAGAAATTGCGTTAGAGTTTTTAATAGGACTTGTACGATTCTCCACGATTAAATAA
- a CDS encoding Oxr1 protein (S. cerevisiae homolog OXR1 has role in cellular response to oxidative stress and localizes to), translating to MSFIFRRSTSSNNDLDKDRKDGELTANDSNNENAPQNANSEAELSNEKLSDSEKKPKKSRTTFLRNLVGNSSRNNSTSSLTSATSSSSSLNSALPPLPPIELIGYGPTVRHKLMDPDLASDIRNLIPARLQLFDNWYLVYSSEQHGISLNSLYRNSKPENQLIEYNKRKKAEKGFAESVVNRMMVNDASNSLYSTPQRRPQGYVLVIKDNHSSRFGAFLNENLKPVEHKRYYGNGECFLWKCERYDPTKLNHSKSSSSSKSKSAFRFKAFMYTGINDNIIYSNHDFIAIGSSQGQNGLYIDKSLCKGVSYPCETFGNEILCQHGSSTSKYGSFDIRGLEIWRIGDLE from the coding sequence ATGTCTTTCATATTTAGAAGGTCTACATCTTCCAATAATGATCTTGACAAGGACAGAAAGGATGGCGAACTAACTGCGAATGActcaaacaatgaaaatgCTCCACAGAATGCTAATCTGGAGGCCGAATTAAGCAACGAAAAGCTATCGGACTCCGAgaagaaaccaaaaaaatCACGAACCACGTTTCTCAGAAACTTGGTGGGAAACTCAAGTAGAAACAATTCCACGTCTTCCTTGACTTCGGCAACATCAAGCAGCTCCAGTTTAAATAGTGCATTACCCCCGCTACCTCCAATCGAACTTATTGGATATGGCCCGACAGTAAGGCACAAATTGATGGATCCAGATTTAGCAAGTGATATACGGAACCTAATTCCCGCGAGGCTCCAGctttttgataattggtACTTGGTCTACTCCCTGGAACAGCACGGCATATCCTTAAATTCATTATACAGAAATTCAAAGCCGgagaatcaattgatagAGTACAATAAACGAAAAAAAGCAGAAAAAGGTTTTGCCGAGTCTGTAGTAAACAGGATGATGGTGAATGACGCTTCCAATAGTTTGTACAGTACCCCACAAAGGCGTCCACAAGGTTATGTGCTAGTCATTAAGGATAATCATCTGTCAAGATTTGGGgcatttttgaatgaaaacTTGAAACCCGTGGAACATAAGAGGTACTATGGTAATGGTGAGTGTTTTTTATGGAAATGCGAAAGATACgatccaacaaaattgaatcataGCAAGAGCTCATCTTCCCTGAAATCAAAGTCGGCTTTCAGGTTCAAGGCTTTTATGTATACTGGGATTAATGACAAtattatttattcaaatcacGATTTTATCGCAATTGGGTCGTCACAGGGCCAAAATGGTCTCTATATTGATAAATCTTTATGCAAAGGAGTCAGCTATCCCTGTGAGACGTTTGGTAACGAAATATTGTGTCAACATGGCTCCTCCACATCAAAATATGGACTGTTTGATATACGAGGGTTGGAAATTTGGAGAATAGGAGATCTTGAATAG
- a CDS encoding Cox7 cytochrome c oxidase, translating into MNPQRIIELQKRYQTTPKPLHLRGSKSALLVYPFYAIFAVSTAIPLFYAGRAICGIKEKN; encoded by the exons AT GAACCCACAAAGAATTATTGAACTTCAAAAAAGATACCAAACTACTCCAAAACCATTGCATTTGAGAGGATCCAAATCAGCATTATTGGTGTACCCATTTTATGCTATTTTTGCTGTAAGTACTGCTATTCCATTGTTTTATGCTGGAAGAGCTATCTGTGGTATTAAAGAGAAGAACTAA